The Corallococcus silvisoli genome contains the following window.
ATGCGGAGGGCGCGGCCCAGGTCCGCCAGGGGCGGCGCGCTGTGCGGCGAGGAGGCCAGCTCCAGCACGGCACGAGGGTCGAAGCCACTGAGCGTGAGCTCGTGGATGTTCTCGAGCGATGGGATGCCCGAGGCGATGAGCAGCTCGTGGGCGCTGCGATTGGCGGAGAGCACGCGGCCCGTGACGTCCAGCAGCACCACCGCGTCGGGGAGCGCCTCCAGCGTGGCTTCCAGGGCGGCCTTGGCCTGGAGGACCTCACCCAGCTTCGAGCGGCGGAACTCCGCGAGGTCGGTCGCCATCTGGTTGAAGGCACTCGCGAGTTGACCCAGCTCATCGCCCGACTCCACGGGAATGGCCTCTCCGAACTCGCCGCGGCGGATGGTCTCCGCCCCGCGTGTCAGCCGGCGCAAGGGGAGGATGACCGAGCGGGCCAGGTGGAGCGCCAGGAGGGCGGAGGTGAGCAGCGCCACGACGGTGATGGTCAGCACCACGCGCAGCGCTCGGATGGACTCCTCGTGCGCGAAGCGGGCCACCTGCCGCGTCGCATCGAAGTGGTGGTCCCGGATGCTCAGGGTCGTCGCGGCGGCATGTCGGAGCAGCGGGTTGGCCTCGCGGTGGTAGCGCCCGAGCGCATCGGGGGTGCCGGCCCCGGCCGCGATGCGATTCGCGGCGTCGCGATAGGCCTCGACCTCCTCGCGCAGGAGGGTGGCGGCCTGATGCTCGGGCCGCGTGGTCAGCAGCGCGGCCAGCTGCGCGAGGGCCTCGTCCGTGCTCTGGCGCTTCGGACCCAGCGCGTGGTCATCGCCCGTGAGGGCCAGCAGGAGCGCGTCGTCCTCTCGCTCCAGCGCGCTGCCCAGCCGCGCGGTGGCGGCGGTGGCCTCGTCGCTGTCCTTCACCGTGGCGCCCACCTCGCCGCTGAGGCGGGTGAGCGTGGCCAGCGTCCACAAGCTCGCGCTCACCGTGGTGAGCACGAGCAGGACACACGCGACGAGGAATCTGGCCCGAAGGCCCCAGTGTCGAGGCATGGGCATGCAGTTCTTCTCAGACGAGCCCGTAGCGCTTGCGCTTGCGCTGGAGGGTGGTGGCATCGATGCCGAGGACCCGCGCCGCGGCCTCCAGCGTGGGGGCCTGGGTGATGATGGACGCGATGTGCTCCCGCTCGAGTTCGTCGAGGCTCACCATGTCCCCCACGCGCACCCGCGCTCCGCCTCCGCCGAGGGGCGCGCGCGTGGCGGTGAGTCCCAGGTCTCCGGGCCCCAGCGTGGCGGAGGCGCCCAGGATGACGGCGCGCTCCACGGCGTTGCGCAGCTCGCGCAGGTTCCCCGGCCAGGGGTGCGCCGCGATGGCGGCCTCCGCCTCCTGAGAGAACGCGAGGCCTGGCCGGCGCTGCTGGCGCGCGAAGAACGCCAGGTAGTGGCGCGCGAGCGGCACCACGTCCTCGGGGCGCTCCCGCAGGGCCGGCAGCGTGAGCATCAACACGTTGATGCGATAGAGGAGGTCGTCCCGAAACCGCCCCGCGCGCGCCTCGTCCTCCAGGGGACGATGCGTCGCGGCGAGGATGCGGACATGGGCCCTGCGCTCGCGCGCCTCGCCAAGCCGCTCATAGGTCCGGTCATTGAGGAAGCGCAGGAGGCGGGCCTGGGCGTCTGGAGACAGGTCGCCAATCTCATCGAGGAAGAGGGTGCCGCCCTCCGCCTCCTGTACCTTGCCCGCGACGTCCGAGACCGCCCCCGTGAAGGCGCCGCGCCGGTGGCCGAACAGCACGCTGCTCATCAGGTCGTTGGAGAGCGCCGGGCAGTTCACGCTCACGAACGGAGCGCCCGCGCGCGGGCTGTGCTCGTGAATCCAGTGGGCGAACACGTTCTTGCCGGTGCCGCTCTCCCCGCGCAGCAAGACCACCGAGTCCGACGCCGCCGCGCGTGCCGCGGTCTCCAGGAAGCCGTGGAACAGCGCGCTCTTCGAGGTGAAGACATGCCCGACATCGCTGTCGTCGAGCCGCTGCTCGAGCTCGACCACGCGCCGGCGCAGGCGCTGGGCTCGCAGGAGGCGATCCGCGGCGAGCCGGACCTGGTCCGGGGTGAAGGGCTTGGGCAGGTAGTCCGCGGCGCCGCGCTTCATCGCCTCCACGGCGCTCTCGAACGTGGCGAACGCGGTGATGACGACGACCCCTGCGTCGGGCTGCCGGCGCAGCAGCTCGGGGAGCGCGTCGAGCCCGGACTCGGCGCCCAGCCACAGGTCGAGGAAGACGACGTCGAACCGTCCGTGCTCGAGGGCCTCCTGCGCGGCGCTGGGGGTCCCGACCCCGAGCACCCGTCCCCCCGCCGCCTCCAGACACAGCCGGAGGGACTGACGGACGCCGGGGTCGTCGTCCACCACCAGCGCGGTCCAGGGAACGTCATGTCGCTCGGGAGGAGGCATGGAACAGCCAGCCTAGCGTGTGGGGCGAGGCGTCAGAAGCAACGCGGAGGGTGAGGCGCGGGCGGGCCCCCAGGGCGAGCAGGCATTTCGCCGGTTCCGAATCCCGCCCAGGCGGCGGAATGCCTGGACGCGCGTGGTCCGTGCCCTCGGAGGAGTCCCTGGCACGTGTGTCGCAAAGCGGCCCGGCGTGAGTCGCTCTGCGTGCTCCACCTTCGGCGAGTCGAACGCCGCGCCCCATGTACGCTCCACCGAACCCCTCCTATT
Protein-coding sequences here:
- a CDS encoding HAMP domain-containing sensor histidine kinase gives rise to the protein MPMPRHWGLRARFLVACVLLVLTTVSASLWTLATLTRLSGEVGATVKDSDEATAATARLGSALEREDDALLLALTGDDHALGPKRQSTDEALAQLAALLTTRPEHQAATLLREEVEAYRDAANRIAAGAGTPDALGRYHREANPLLRHAAATTLSIRDHHFDATRQVARFAHEESIRALRVVLTITVVALLTSALLALHLARSVILPLRRLTRGAETIRRGEFGEAIPVESGDELGQLASAFNQMATDLAEFRRSKLGEVLQAKAALEATLEALPDAVVLLDVTGRVLSANRSAHELLIASGIPSLENIHELTLSGFDPRAVLELASSPHSAPPLADLGRALRITRDERIHRLLPRVVPVPSLSAERDAALLLLYDVTELVRLDEMRAELVAVASHELGTPLTTLRMTLLMLQESAASLSPRNQELVRTSLGGVEQLAETVDEFLDLTRIEAGQLKLSREHFSPAALASECVRRCRARTEDDGPHVELSVEGAPSTFWADPVRLRVVLDNLLSNALKYTPSTGQVRLTVGVVSQDGQRTVRISVTDNGPGVPEEFRERIFDKFFRVEHHRPGTEAGTRGSGIGLYLCRQIVELHGGSIRCQQGDDGGGACFLVSLPAADARA
- a CDS encoding sigma-54-dependent transcriptional regulator encodes the protein MPPPERHDVPWTALVVDDDPGVRQSLRLCLEAAGGRVLGVGTPSAAQEALEHGRFDVVFLDLWLGAESGLDALPELLRRQPDAGVVVITAFATFESAVEAMKRGAADYLPKPFTPDQVRLAADRLLRAQRLRRRVVELEQRLDDSDVGHVFTSKSALFHGFLETAARAAASDSVVLLRGESGTGKNVFAHWIHEHSPRAGAPFVSVNCPALSNDLMSSVLFGHRRGAFTGAVSDVAGKVQEAEGGTLFLDEIGDLSPDAQARLLRFLNDRTYERLGEARERRAHVRILAATHRPLEDEARAGRFRDDLLYRINVLMLTLPALRERPEDVVPLARHYLAFFARQQRRPGLAFSQEAEAAIAAHPWPGNLRELRNAVERAVILGASATLGPGDLGLTATRAPLGGGGARVRVGDMVSLDELEREHIASIITQAPTLEAAARVLGIDATTLQRKRKRYGLV